The window CGCATCGATGATGCTGAAGAGGAGGCCGCCGAGTAATTTGGCCTGCCTTCCAGTCTGACCCAAAAAAAACGCCGCGTCCCTTCGTTGGGACGCGGCGTTTTTTTGAGTTCTTGCATAGGCCGGAGCGATGCCTTGATGCGTCGTTCCGGTCCTCGGGGGGTTACTCCTGCTCGTCTTCGCCCTGCAGGTAGTCGTTGGCCGCCGGAAACTGTTTGATCGTCTCGCGGGCAATCTCCCAGGCTTTCTGTACGACCCAGGACATCGACCGATCCTGCCGCAGGGACTCCTCGCGGATCTCATCGAGGTAGTCCTCGGGGAAGTAGAGGCTCTGTTTGCGTTTATCACTCGCCATGACAACTCGCTCGTTGGTGTGGTTAACCCGATTTAAATGTAACCAATGGTAGTACTATAGCCGCACTCGTCGCCGGAGGCCAGCACCAGATGCGGAGCTGGGCGCCCCGGGCGTTGGGTGCAGAGGAGTCAGTTGGAGGTCCCCTCACGCTCCTTCTGGATGCGCTGGCGCAGGCGCTCACGGGCGGCCTCGCCGGGGGCTTCAACCCGGGGCAGGGCGACATTGTTTCGCAGGGGCACCGCGCCGGCTTCGCCGCCGAAGGTCAGCGTGCCGAACTGTTTGCCGTCGTGGAAGTCCCGGCGCGGGCGAGTGCTCCAGCCGTAGGCGAAGGTTTGTCCCTCAGTGGGGCGGTCGAAGCGGTAGAGGTTCGCCCGCCAGGAGCTCCCGGGGGCAGGAGCACCGTCAACGCCGGGAAGTTGCGACAGCGGGATGCGCATCTCCACCGACCAGAAGCGGTCTTTACTCTCTTCGTCGTTGAGCGTGCCTTCGACGTGAACAGCCGTCTCAAGCCCTTCCATGGCGAAGGGTTTGGCTGCGGCAATGTCTTCATCGCGGCTCTTTGATTTGGAGCCGGGTCGATGCGGGAAACGCGCATCGAAGATCGTGTTCTGCGGGCTGACCTGAAGCTCGACGTAAGGAGCGTCTGGACCGCCCGGAGCGATGAAGAACTCAAAGACCTCCTGGGTCCAGAGCGGATCGTCGTGCTCGGTAAGCGATCCCCAGACGTGCTCATCTTCGAGGTAGGCACCCACATAGAGGTGGGTGGCGTCGACGGCCAACTTCACGTTGCTCTCATAGGCGGCGCGTGGATTGAATCCGCTAAGTGAGACGCTTTGAAGCTCGGACCACACCGGCTCATCAAGCTTGCCATCAAGCGTGATGGACTGTGCCTGAGCCTGTGAGATGCTGCGCACCTCATGGCGAGGCAGCCCGGCTTCGCGCTTCGGATTGCCGGTGATCTTCAAGGTGGGGCCGATCGCGCGACGGTCCTCGGTGATGTTCTCTCCCTTGACGCTCGCGCGCTCATCCCCGCGGAAAAGCCCCACATAAGGGAGCGCGTCGCCGGTGGGGAAGTCCTCGCGGAGCACAAAGGTCTGGCTGTCGCGGATGATCTGACCTTCTTTCCACAACGAGGTGCGGTAGAGCCCATCGACCGGGTAATGGTCGAGGTTCTGGCGCAGCGGGTGCGCCTGGGAGTCGAAGTGTACAAAGATCTGCCAGTCACGCTTCACATCTTTAAGCGCCCGCCAGTACCAGGTGAACGTGACCTCCTGGCCGGCTTTGAGCTCCCCGTCGGTGTCCAGGCCAACAAGCTCTATGGCGTCGTCGTACGTTGCGCCGATGGCATGTTCGGGCTCGGGAGCCGCTTCAAGAATATGTTCGCGGACCTGGTTCCATTGCTCCTGGGTGAGCACGATCTGGGGCTCATTGCTCTGGCAGGCCGCGCACAGCGTTCCGGCCGAGAGCGCCAGCGAGAAGACCAGCACGTGTCGGCTGGCCGGTCGAATCAGGGAAGACATCAGGAACCTCATCTGCAATGGGCTACGCCCGCGCAAGGGGGTGGAGTAGGGCGCAAAGGTCGTTGTTGGCGAACCTAGCGCACCGCCCGGCGGCGATGCAACGCTCTACGGCGCTGAGAATTGGCCAGCGCAGCGCAAGTGTGCTACCTCACGGCGCCGAAGGCGCGTTGCGCTGCGGATGACGGTTACGATCACACATCAAGCGAAAGGTCAGGCGATGATAGACGGGATTGGGCGAGTGCATATGCTGGGGATTGGCGGCATCGGAGTATCGGCGGTCGCGCGCATTCTGCATGCGCGAGGCGTTGAGGTCACCGGTTCCGATGTGCGCGAGAGCTCGCTGACCGAGGCGCTGCGCGCCGAGGGTATGGACATCGTCATCGGTCATGACCCTAAAAACATCGAGGGTGCCGATCTTGTAGTCGTCTCCACGGCCATTCCCCAGGAGAACGTTGAGCTTGTGGCGGCGCGCCAGGCTGGCATCCCGGTGGAGCACCGCTCCTCGATCCTCGCCAAACTCCTGGAGGGATACCGCACCATCGGCGTGACGGGCACCCACGGCAAAGGCACCGTCTCCTCGATGATCGCCTGGATTCTGGAGTGCGCCGGGCTGGAGCCGGGCTTTGTGATCGGCGGGATGCTCAACAACTTCGGCGTTAACGCCCGAGACTCCGGCGGCAAGTGGATGGTGGTTGAGGTCGATGAGAGCGATGGCTCCCACCATAACATCGAATGCGACTATGTGGTCTGCAACTTTCTGGAGCTGGACCACCTCAACTACTACGAGGGTCTTGACGATATTATCGCCAAGATGGCGACCTTCCTTGAGTCGAACACACGCCTCAAAGAGGCGTTCGTCAACCTGGACTGCGCTGGAAACCGCGAGCTTGTCGAGCGCGTAAACATGCGGCCGACCGGCTACTCGATGGAGCATCGCGCGGAGTTTCGCGGCGAACTTCTCGACAAGGGTCAACTCCCGATTCGCTACCGCGCCTACCAGCGCGACGAGGTGCTGGGCGACTGGGAGCTCAACCTTCCGGGGCGCTACAACGTGGTCAACGCCATGGGGGCCGTCGCTGTGGCCCGGCGCATCGGGGTGGCTCCCGAGGTCATCGGCAAAGCGCTCGCGACCTACAAAGGCCTGGAGAACCGTTTTACCATCGCTCAGGGCGGCGGGGTGACGATCGTCAAGGACTACATCAGCCATCCCACGGGCATCAAAAAGGTGCTGGAGTCGGCCAGAGATCTGGTCGACGGGCGTGTTATCAGCGTGTTTAAGCCCTACCGCTACACGCTTATCAAGTACCTCAAAGATGAGTATGGCGAGGCGTTTCAGGGGAGCGACGAGGTGATCATCACCACGATGTACGCCGCCGAAGAAGATCCCATCCCGGGCATCAACACCCAGACGGTGGTCGATCGCATTGAGGCCAACGGGCTGCCGGTGACCTTTATCCCCAACCAGCCCGACATCAACGATTACCTGCTGGAGACGGTCAAGCCGGGCGATAAGATCATCTTCTTTGGCGGGGATGACTTCTTCCGTCAGGCCGATCAGATCCTGGCAGAATTCGCGCGTCGCGCGGGTAAAACCGAAGGCGATGATGCCGAGCAGCCGCGTTTTGACGGCCCGCTTAACGAGGGTGAATAAGGCGATGCGTGAGATCTTTCTGAACCATCAGCGTTTTGCGGTGTGGGGCGCCGGGGTCAGCGGTGTGGCGGCGGCCAACCTGCTGGCGCGACGCGGCAAGGATGTCATTCTCAGCGATATCAAGCCTATCGATGAGCTCAGCGAGGTCGCCGGGCGATTGCATGAGAAGGTGCGCCTGGTCGCCGGTGAGAACGTGTCGGAGGGCCGTGAGGTCATTGTTGCCTCGCCAGGGATGAAGCCTTCGCACCCCGACTTTGCCAGGGCGCGAGAGCTGGGAGCGCAGGTGATCTCGGAGGTGGAGTTGGCCTGGGAGGCCAGCAAAGCACGCTGGATCGGCATTACCGGTACGGACGGCAAGACCACCACGACCTCGCTGGCGGGGCAGATGTTGCAGCAGGCCGGCGTGGAGCATGTGGTTGCCGGGAACATCGGTCTGCCCCTGTGCGCGGTGGTCGAAGAGCTGAGTGAAGACGCGGTGGTTGTGGCCGAATTGAGCGCGTTCCAGCTCTGGAGCTGCCACAACCTGCAGCCTGCTGCGGCGACCGTGACCAATGTGGCCGCCGACCACCTCGACTACTTTGAGAGTTTTGAGGAGTACGCCGACGCCAAGCTGCGCATCTTTGAGCTTCAGAAAGGCGAAGGGGTGGCAGTGGTGCCGATGCGTGATCGGCTGGTGCGTCGGTGGCTTAAGGAGCCCCGAGGTCAACAGGTGGTGGGGTTTTCAAACCGCCCCGATGATGTCTCGGAGCTTGATGAGGCGGTGTGGTTCGACGACGACCAGGGCTGGGCGCGCGAGGAAGAGGGCGTTGATCTTTGTTGGCTTGAATCCTTTGACGACACCGAACTCTTTGGGGCGCATAACCAGCTTAACCTGGCCTGCGCCGCTGCGCTGGCGCGTAGCGTGGGTGTCAGCTGGGAGCATATCACGGAGGCTGCGCTCAGCGTTGAGCCGCTCGCACACCGCATGGAGTATGTGGGGGAGGGCAACGAGGTGGGCTTTGTGGACGACTCCAAGGCCACCAACGCGCACGCCTCACTGGCCGGCCTGCAGAACCTGGACGCGGGCTTCGTGGTCATCGCCGGCGGCGTCGACAAGGGGCTCGACCTCAAAGGTTGGGCCAAATATGTGGCGCGGGAGGCCGGCGGCGTAGTGCTTCTTGGCGAGATTGCCGAGCGCATGGGAGAGGCTCTTGATGCCGCCGGCGCGACAAAGGTGCACCGCGCCGCCTCCATGGAAGAGGCCGTCGAGCAGGCGTTTAAACTGGCCAGGCCGGGGAGCACTGTGGTGCTCAGCCCGGCCTGCTCCAGCTTCGATATGTTCGAGAGCTACGCTCAACGCGGCCGGGTTTTCCAGGCTGCGGTCGAGGCGTTGATCAGCTCTCTTCCATAACGATCAGCACCTGGTCTTCGTCGACGGCGTCTCCCTCTTTGATGAGGATTTCTTTGACGACGCCGTCGCAGGGCGCGGGCACGGGCATCTCCATCTTCATCGATTCAAGGATGATGAGGTCATCGTCTTCTTCGACCTCCTCGCCAATCTCAACTTCGATCTTCCAGACGGTGCCGGTGATGTGCGCGCGGACTTCTTCAGCCATGGTGTACTCCTTCCAGTATCCAGCGTGATTTGAGGGGCTCTATGTGACCGGAGAGTCATCGCATGGAGCCCCGAACTTTTCCAGTGGTGAGTGCTGCGACGCTTGTGAGGCTCAGCGCTTCTCAAGCCAGCCGGTGTGAATGTTGCCGGACTGGAAGTCGGCGTCGTCCATCAGCTCAATGTGCATCGAGAGATTGGTGGTCAACCCGCCGATTTCCATCTCGGTGAGTGCGCTCTTCATCTTCGCAATGGCCGCCGGACGATCGGGCGCGTGCACGATGAGTTTGGCAATGAGCGGGTCATAATAGGGTGTAACCTCACGGTCGGCATCGACGCCGCTGTCCAGGCGCACGCCTTCGCCGGTGGGGGCCTTAAAGGTCGTGATGGTGCCGGGGGCGGGCATGAACATCTTTTCGGGGTTTTCGGCGTAGATGCGGCACTCGATGGCGTGGCCGTCGATGGTGAGCGCGTCCTGAGCGATGGTGAGCTCCTCGCCGGCTGCAACACGAAGCTGCCACTCCACAAGATCGAGCCCGGCGATCATTTCGGTGACCGGGTGCTCGACCTGCAGACGCGTGTTCATCTCGATGAAGTAGAAGTTGCCGGCCTCATCGGCGATGAACTCCACGGTGCCCGCGTTGACGTACTCACTGGCGCGAACCAGCGCCAGAGCCGCCTCGCACATGCGCTCGCGCAGACCCTCGTGGCGAGCAACAAGCGGGGAGGGGGCCTCCTCGATCACCTTCTGGTGGCGGCGCTGCACGCTGCACTCACGCTCAAAGAGGTGAATGGCGTTTCCATGCGTGTCGGCCAGCACCTGAATCTCAATATGGCGCGGGTTCTCGATGTAGCGCTCCAGATAGAAGCTCGGGTCGCCGAAGGCTGATTCAGCCCGGCGCACCGAGGCCTGCACCGCTTTGCGCAGCTTCTTCTCATTTTTGGCCAGGTTCATGCCGATGCCCCCACCGCCGGCCGAGGCCTTGACGAGGAGCGGGTAGCCGATGGTCTCGGCGAGTGCGACGGCCGCGTCTTCATCGGCCACCACTCCATCGGAGCCAGGCACCACGGGCACGCCCGCCTTCTGGGCGAATTCACGCGCGCGGGCCTTATCGCCCATCAGCTCCATGACCTCGGCCCGCGGGCCGATGAAGGCGATGCCGGCAGCTTCCACCGCGTGCACAAAATCGGAGTTTTCGCTCAGGAGGCCATAGCCGGGGTGAATGGCGTCGACGCCGGCCTCGCGGGCGACCTCCAGGATACGTTCGGCGTTGAGGTAGCTCTTGGTGACGTGCGCCGGGCCGATCAAATACGCCTCATCGGCGATCTGGGTGTGCGGCGCACCTTCATCGGCTTCGCTGTAGACGGCGACGGTGCGAATTCCCATGCGCTTGCAGGTGCGAGCGATGCGCGCGGCGATCTCACCGCGGTTGGCGATCAAGACGGCTTTAAACATCAGCGAGTTCCTCATGCAGAAGGATATCCCCCAATAGAATCGAGGGAATGTCGTGGTCGTGGGGGCTCGCGTTGCGAGGTAGCACGAGAGCACAGAAGGGGTCAAAGATAGCCGAGGTCTGTTGCGATCAGGCGCGCGGCCAGCGCGCCGTCCCCCGAGGCGGTCGCTACCGAACGCAGCGGTGTGTGGCAGATATCGCCGATGGCAAAGACGCCCGGCAGGCCTGTGCGGCGATTGGCGTCGGTGTGCACAAAGCCCCGCGCATCGAGCTCAAGTCCGGGAACATCTGGTAGCACCGGCGCGATGCCGATGCGCACAAAGAGCGCAGCGACGCGCAAGGTCTCGCGAGCATCGTTGGCTTGAAGCGTAAGCTCGCAGCCCTCGTCGACGGGGGAGATTCGGGTCACCCGGGTGGGTGTAGGCCAGAGCGTGACCAGAGGGTTCTGGCGAGCCTCCGCCAGAAAACTCTCGCGAGCCCGAGGTGCGCAGCGCATCAAGAGGTGCACTCTGCAATCAAAGCTCGCCAGACGCAGCGCGTTCTCCAGCGCAGCGTCGCCACCGCCGACCACGGCGACCTCCCGGCCGGCAAAACGCTCGGCGTCGGCCATCGCGCTCTGGCTCACATGGCGCCCCATGCCCTCCAACTCACCGGGCACGCCCAGGGTGCGGTAGCGGCTTCCCGTGGCGAGTGCCGCGGCCTCATAGTGGCGAGACGGGAGCCCCTCGAAGTCGGCTCGCAGTGCGGGGCTCAGCGCTTCTGTATCGGGTAGCAAGCGCAGGAGGGTCGCCTCGCGAGGGCGAAGCTCATGTTTGGAAACCTGCTCTCGGAGTGCGCTGGCAAGCTCCCGGCCGTTGGTCCATTCGCTGCCCGGGAAGTTGCCGATGCGGTTGTTGACGCGCAGCAGCATCCCGCCGACCTCGCCGCGGGCGTCCACCCAGTCAAAGGGCACGCCGAAGTCATGCAGCCAGAGCGCCGCACTCACCGCGGCAACTCCTCCGCCGACGATCAGGGCCCGGGCCTCATCGCTCATAGCGCCTTCTCCGCACGTTGAAACTGCGCCATGCACTCCGCCCGCAGCTCGCCGCTGGCCAGTGAGCCACGGGCCTCGATCGAGATAAGCTCGCCATGCTTATGGGCCCCGCGCATCTCCATGCAGAGCTGGCGGGCACGCAGTCGCACAAGCAGCCCGGCCGGCTTGAGCGTGGACTGCAGGTGCTCCGCGATCTCGATGATCAGACGCTCCTGCACCTGGGGTCTTGCCGCAAAATGATCGATGACCCGCCCGATGCTACCAAAGCCTACGATGTGATCTGCGGGCACGTACGCCACATCCACAGTGCCGAAGAAGGGCAAGAGGTGGTGCACGCACATGCTCTGGAAGGGAAGGGCGCAGGTGAGGACCGGACGGCTGCTTCCGGGAGATTCGGTAAGCCCCGGAGCCTCAAAGGTGCTGATCTGAGGGGCGGGCTCGTGAAGTCCGCTGAAGAGCTCGTCCATCAACCCGGTAAAACGCTCCGCGGTGCGGGCGAGCTCCGGATCCTGGTCGGCGTTCAACCCCACTGCCTTCATAAAGGCTCGAAAATGCTCTACTGCCTCGTCACTCATTCGACCTGCACCGCGGGTTTGGCGTCTCAGAAGATGGTGTTCTGGTTGCCGCTATTAATGGGCACTCCCAGGTGGCGAAACGCGCTGGCCGAGGCCACGCGCCCGCGCGGGGTGCGTTGAATAAAGCCCTGCTGCAAGAGGTAGGGCTCGATCACTTCTTCGATGGTGTGGCGTGCCTCACCGATGCTGCTGGCCAGAGTATCAAGCCCGGTGGGACCGCCGCCGAACTTCACCACGAGCGCGTCGAGGTAAAGGCGATCCAGGTAATCAAATCCCGCTGAGTCGACTTCCAGCCGCTCCAGGGCGTAATCAGCCAGCTCATCGTCGATGGTGGTGTGATTTCCGACCACAGCGTAGTCCCGAACCCGGTTGAGCAGGCGGTTGGCGATGCGCGGGGTGCCGCGGCTGCGCCGGGCGATCTCAAAGGCTCCGCGCTCCGAGAGGCCGATGTCCAGGATGCGTGCCGAGCGTTGTAAGACTGACTTGAGGTCGTCGGCGTTGTAATAATCCAGGCGCGCCACGTACCCAAAACGGTCGCGCATCGGTGCTGTCAGAAGTCCGGAGCGGGTGGTGGCGCCCACGAGCGTAAAGGGAGGCAGCGTCAGCTTCATGTTGCGGG of the Lujinxingia sediminis genome contains:
- the folE gene encoding GTP cyclohydrolase I gives rise to the protein MSDEAVEHFRAFMKAVGLNADQDPELARTAERFTGLMDELFSGLHEPAPQISTFEAPGLTESPGSSRPVLTCALPFQSMCVHHLLPFFGTVDVAYVPADHIVGFGSIGRVIDHFAARPQVQERLIIEIAEHLQSTLKPAGLLVRLRARQLCMEMRGAHKHGELISIEARGSLASGELRAECMAQFQRAEKAL
- a CDS encoding TIGR04563 family protein, with translation MASDKRKQSLYFPEDYLDEIREESLRQDRSMSWVVQKAWEIARETIKQFPAANDYLQGEDEQE
- a CDS encoding carbohydrate-binding family 9-like protein — its product is MSSLIRPASRHVLVFSLALSAGTLCAACQSNEPQIVLTQEQWNQVREHILEAAPEPEHAIGATYDDAIELVGLDTDGELKAGQEVTFTWYWRALKDVKRDWQIFVHFDSQAHPLRQNLDHYPVDGLYRTSLWKEGQIIRDSQTFVLREDFPTGDALPYVGLFRGDERASVKGENITEDRRAIGPTLKITGNPKREAGLPRHEVRSISQAQAQSITLDGKLDEPVWSELQSVSLSGFNPRAAYESNVKLAVDATHLYVGAYLEDEHVWGSLTEHDDPLWTQEVFEFFIAPGGPDAPYVELQVSPQNTIFDARFPHRPGSKSKSRDEDIAAAKPFAMEGLETAVHVEGTLNDEESKDRFWSVEMRIPLSQLPGVDGAPAPGSSWRANLYRFDRPTEGQTFAYGWSTRPRRDFHDGKQFGTLTFGGEAGAVPLRNNVALPRVEAPGEAARERLRQRIQKEREGTSN
- a CDS encoding NAD(P)/FAD-dependent oxidoreductase, giving the protein MSDEARALIVGGGVAAVSAALWLHDFGVPFDWVDARGEVGGMLLRVNNRIGNFPGSEWTNGRELASALREQVSKHELRPREATLLRLLPDTEALSPALRADFEGLPSRHYEAAALATGSRYRTLGVPGELEGMGRHVSQSAMADAERFAGREVAVVGGGDAALENALRLASFDCRVHLLMRCAPRARESFLAEARQNPLVTLWPTPTRVTRISPVDEGCELTLQANDARETLRVAALFVRIGIAPVLPDVPGLELDARGFVHTDANRRTGLPGVFAIGDICHTPLRSVATASGDGALAARLIATDLGYL
- the murC gene encoding UDP-N-acetylmuramate--L-alanine ligase translates to MIDGIGRVHMLGIGGIGVSAVARILHARGVEVTGSDVRESSLTEALRAEGMDIVIGHDPKNIEGADLVVVSTAIPQENVELVAARQAGIPVEHRSSILAKLLEGYRTIGVTGTHGKGTVSSMIAWILECAGLEPGFVIGGMLNNFGVNARDSGGKWMVVEVDESDGSHHNIECDYVVCNFLELDHLNYYEGLDDIIAKMATFLESNTRLKEAFVNLDCAGNRELVERVNMRPTGYSMEHRAEFRGELLDKGQLPIRYRAYQRDEVLGDWELNLPGRYNVVNAMGAVAVARRIGVAPEVIGKALATYKGLENRFTIAQGGGVTIVKDYISHPTGIKKVLESARDLVDGRVISVFKPYRYTLIKYLKDEYGEAFQGSDEVIITTMYAAEEDPIPGINTQTVVDRIEANGLPVTFIPNQPDINDYLLETVKPGDKIIFFGGDDFFRQADQILAEFARRAGKTEGDDAEQPRFDGPLNEGE
- a CDS encoding acetyl-CoA carboxylase biotin carboxyl carrier protein subunit codes for the protein MAEEVRAHITGTVWKIEVEIGEEVEEDDDLIILESMKMEMPVPAPCDGVVKEILIKEGDAVDEDQVLIVMEES
- the ruvB gene encoding Holliday junction branch migration DNA helicase RuvB: MPRDPNIEMTPTGDDVSFDEYLRPRRFEEFVGQQAIKDNLRVMVKSAKMRQAPLDHILFSGPPGLGKTSMAQILAEEMGVNIHITSGPALEKKGDLAGILTSLEKGEILFIDEVHRLSPVVEENLYPAMEDFYFDIVIGEGPHARNMKLTLPPFTLVGATTRSGLLTAPMRDRFGYVARLDYYNADDLKSVLQRSARILDIGLSERGAFEIARRSRGTPRIANRLLNRVRDYAVVGNHTTIDDELADYALERLEVDSAGFDYLDRLYLDALVVKFGGGPTGLDTLASSIGEARHTIEEVIEPYLLQQGFIQRTPRGRVASASAFRHLGVPINSGNQNTIF
- the murD gene encoding UDP-N-acetylmuramoyl-L-alanine--D-glutamate ligase, whose product is MREIFLNHQRFAVWGAGVSGVAAANLLARRGKDVILSDIKPIDELSEVAGRLHEKVRLVAGENVSEGREVIVASPGMKPSHPDFARARELGAQVISEVELAWEASKARWIGITGTDGKTTTTSLAGQMLQQAGVEHVVAGNIGLPLCAVVEELSEDAVVVAELSAFQLWSCHNLQPAAATVTNVAADHLDYFESFEEYADAKLRIFELQKGEGVAVVPMRDRLVRRWLKEPRGQQVVGFSNRPDDVSELDEAVWFDDDQGWAREEEGVDLCWLESFDDTELFGAHNQLNLACAAALARSVGVSWEHITEAALSVEPLAHRMEYVGEGNEVGFVDDSKATNAHASLAGLQNLDAGFVVIAGGVDKGLDLKGWAKYVAREAGGVVLLGEIAERMGEALDAAGATKVHRAASMEEAVEQAFKLARPGSTVVLSPACSSFDMFESYAQRGRVFQAAVEALISSLP
- a CDS encoding acetyl-CoA carboxylase biotin carboxylase subunit — its product is MFKAVLIANRGEIAARIARTCKRMGIRTVAVYSEADEGAPHTQIADEAYLIGPAHVTKSYLNAERILEVAREAGVDAIHPGYGLLSENSDFVHAVEAAGIAFIGPRAEVMELMGDKARAREFAQKAGVPVVPGSDGVVADEDAAVALAETIGYPLLVKASAGGGGIGMNLAKNEKKLRKAVQASVRRAESAFGDPSFYLERYIENPRHIEIQVLADTHGNAIHLFERECSVQRRHQKVIEEAPSPLVARHEGLRERMCEAALALVRASEYVNAGTVEFIADEAGNFYFIEMNTRLQVEHPVTEMIAGLDLVEWQLRVAAGEELTIAQDALTIDGHAIECRIYAENPEKMFMPAPGTITTFKAPTGEGVRLDSGVDADREVTPYYDPLIAKLIVHAPDRPAAIAKMKSALTEMEIGGLTTNLSMHIELMDDADFQSGNIHTGWLEKR